The Papio anubis isolate 15944 chromosome 1, Panubis1.0, whole genome shotgun sequence genome window below encodes:
- the LOC101016732 gene encoding transmembrane epididymal protein 1-like: MNQSRRPDGNHDTHPTIGLGLLQNHFLSVCGFSGLDREYKSAAGGSLHILEPEAALSEWSFLSLLLLPLIRPTFSSMGGFEGHLYPGLSFFFYGLYHAQLVSRALICNAPVQYPPRHPWSKGRWARLWQIYYIGLLKILSACILVAQELHSIPRQFVLISKMYHQRNFMFRKQWQHLTLYMTFLLSGCVDMVSQNLLPKRCAALEQGAQALGMFIFLPLMVSHLQDTEGVELQSHVLLTQAMFLLTLVVTAELWAPNMLLLWIMKAFLYMITGSWLMHIGFMLFKPISGYQWMDDDRNDIMFVTTFFCWHVIFSAILMIWIYGFSFWWYCYIFVKA, translated from the coding sequence ATGAACCAGAGCAGAAGACCAGACGGAAACCATGACACCCACCCCACCATAGGTTTGGGCCTCCTCCAAAACCATTTCCTTTCTGTATGTGGATTCAGTGGGCTGGATAGAGAATATAAGTCAGCCGCAGGAGGCTCCCTCCACATCCTAGAGCCTGAGGCGGCCCTGAGTGAATGGTCATTCCTGAGCCTTTTGCTTCTGCCTTTGATCAGACCTACTTTCAGTTCAATGGGAGGCTTTGAGGGTCATCTGTACCCAGGGCTGTCTTTCTTCTTCTATGGACTTTATCATGCACAACTTGTCTCCAGAGCCTTGATATGCAATGCCCCTGTCCAGTATCCACCACGCCATCCCTGGAGCAAAGGAAGATGGGCAAGGCTATGGCAAATATACTACATTGGGTTGCTGAAGATACTGAGTGCCTGCATTTTAGTAGCCCAAGAATTGCACAGCATTCCTAGACAGTTTGTACTTATCAGCAAGATGTATCATCAGAGAAACTTTATGTTCCGCAAACAGTGGCAGCATCTCACTCTCTATATGACTTTCTTGCTGAGTGGGTGTGTAGACATGGTGAGCCAGAACCTGCTGCCTAAGAGATGTGCTGCTCTGGAGCAAGGTGCCCAAGCTCTGGGCATGTTCATATTTCTGCCCCTGATGGTGTCTCACCTGCAGGACACAGAAGGAGTGGAGCTTCAGTCTCACGTGCTGCTCACCCAGGCCATGTTCCTGCTGACTCTGGTGGTGACCGCAGAGCTGTGGGCTCCCAACATGCTGCTGCTCTGGATCATGAAGGCCTTTTTGTATATGATCACAGGCTCTTGGCTGATGCACATAGGCTTTATGCTGTTCAAACCAATCTCTGGCTATCAGTGGATGGATGATGACAGAAATGACATTATGTTTGTCACCACCTTCTTCTGCTGGCATGTGATCTTCAGTGCCATTTTGATGATCTGGATCTATGGCTTCTCCTTTTGGTGGTATTGCTACATTTTTGTTAAGGCCTGA